One segment of Ficedula albicollis isolate OC2 chromosome 2, FicAlb1.5, whole genome shotgun sequence DNA contains the following:
- the EIF1B gene encoding eukaryotic translation initiation factor 1b — protein sequence MSSIQNLQSFDPFADATKGDDLLPAGTEDYIHIRIQQRNGRKTLTTVQGIADDYDKKKLVKAFKKKFACNGTVIEHPEYGEVIQLQGDQRKNICQFLLEIGIVKEEQLKVHGF from the exons ATGTCCTCGATCCAGAACCTCCAATCCTTCG acCCCTTTGCTGATGCAACAAAGGGCGACGACTTACTCCCGGCGGGGACTGAGGATTACATTCATATAAGGATCCAGCAACGAAACGGAAGAAAGACACTAACAACTGTTCAGGGCATTGCAGATGATTATGACAAGAAGAAACTTGTGAAAGCTTTCAAAAAG AAATTTGCTTGTAATGGTACTGTAATTGAGCATCCTGAATACGGTGAAGTTATCCAGCTGCAAGGTGACCAGAGGAAGAACATTTGCCAATTCCTCTTGGAG aTTGGCATTGTCAAGGAAGAACAACTGAAAGTTCATGGTTTCTAA